Proteins encoded by one window of Panicum virgatum strain AP13 chromosome 7N, P.virgatum_v5, whole genome shotgun sequence:
- the LOC120683252 gene encoding fasciclin-like arabinogalactan protein 8: MAAAPHHHRGHLVLAVLSLAAAFAAAVDSSSHNITAVLDGRSEYTLYNSYLSETKVCDEINSEHTVTVLVLTNGAMSSLVANLSLAEIKNALRMLTLLDYFDEKKLHSLDSGSELTTSLYQKTGQAAGNMGHVNITDLRGGKVGFASAAPGAKFQSTYTKRVDTEPSTLSVLEVSDPITFPGLFGSPSASSVNLTDILDKAGCKQFARLIVSSGVVKMYQAAMDKALTLLAPNDDAFKAKGLPDLSKLSSADLVTLLQYHALPQYAPKASLKVAKGDIPTLASTGAGKYGLSVVSSGDDVSLDTGLGKSRVASTVLDDTPTVILTVDKLLLPSELFGGAPSPAPAPGPAADVPASAPAPETSAPAPSPKAAAKKKKAKSPSHSPPAPPADSPDLAPADAPEGDAEDKADSKKNGAAAAAVSLAATVACIALAVAAFL, encoded by the coding sequence atggccgccgccccccaccaccaccgcggCCACCTCGTCCTCGCCGTCCTCTCCCTTGCCGCGGcattcgccgccgccgtcgactccTCCTCCCACAACATCACGGCGGTCCTCGACGGCCGGTCGGAGTACACGCTGTACAACAGCTACCTCTCCGAGACCAAGGTGTGCGACGAGATCAACAGCGAGCACACGGTCACCGTCCTCGTCCTCACCAACGGCGCCATGTCCTCGCTCGTCGCCAACCTCTCCCTCGCCGAAATCAAGAACGCGCTCCGCATGCTCACCCTCCTCGACTACTTCGACGAGAAGAAGCTGCACTCCCTCGACTCCGGCTCCGAGCTCACCACCTCGCTCTACCAGAAGACCGGCCAGGCCGCCGGCAACATGGGCCACGTCAACATCACCGACCTCCGCGGTGGCAAGGTCGgcttcgcctccgccgcgcccggcgCCAAGTTCCAGTCCACCTACACCAAGCGCGTCGACACGGAGCCGTCCACCCTCTCCGTCCTCGAGGTCTCCGACCCCATCACCTTCCCGGGCCTCTTCGGCTCCCCGTCGGCCTCCTCCGTCAACCTCACGGACATCCTCGACAAGGCCGGCTGCAAGCAGTTCGCGCGCCTCATCGTGTCGTCCGGGGTCGTCAAGATGTACCAGGCCGCCATGGACAAGGCGCTCACGCTGCTCGCGCCCAACGACGACGCCTTCAAGGCCAAGGGCCTGCCCGATCTGAGCAAGCTCTCCAGCGCCGACCTCGTCACGCTGCTGCAGTACCACGCGCTGCCGCAGTACGCGCCCAAGGCGTCGCTCAAGGTCGCCAAGGGCGACATCCCGACCCTGGCCTCTACCGGCGCGGGGAAATACGGCCTCTCCGTCGTCTCCAGCGGCGACGACGTGTCGCTGGACACCGGCTTGGGCAAGTCCCGCGTCGCGTCTACCGTGCTGGACGACACCCCGACGGTCATCCTCACGGTGGACAAATTGCTGCTCCCGTCCGAGCTATTCGGCGGCGCACCgtcccccgcgccggcgcccggaCCGGCCGCCGACGTGCCCGCTTCGGCCCCGGCTCCCGAAACATCTGCGCCCGCGCCCTCTCCCAAGGCCGccgccaagaagaagaaggccaagTCCCCTTCGCATtccccgcccgcgcccccggCGGACTCGCCCGACCTGGCCCCCGCCGACGCGCCGGAGGGTGACGCCGAGGATAAGGCCGACTCGAAGAagaacggcgccgccgcagcggccgtGAGCTTGGCGGCTACGGTGGCCTGCATCGCCCTGGCCGTCGCGGCCTTCTTGTGA